Proteins co-encoded in one Ralstonia sp. RRA genomic window:
- a CDS encoding ferritin-like domain-containing protein, whose amino-acid sequence MAESPNCTLMNLSQSPAQSPADSLRHAALAALCLTDPASKVDATLRLGERAQHADAATWGADEVIAAPATGIPGRPDAPVLVPPANVPRRRAIDTPRGRAALLHALAHIEFNAINLALDAVWRFAGMPVAFYQDWMRVAAEEATHFSLLSAHLATLDCRYGDHPAHDGLWQMTEKTAADPLARMALVPRTLEARGLDASPPIRAKLAQAGDMAAAGILDIILRDEIGHVAVGNRWYRYLCERAGLDPLPTYRKLAEQYGAPRLRGPFNLDARRQAGFDDDEIAALEASF is encoded by the coding sequence ATGGCGGAAAGCCCGAATTGTACGCTGATGAACCTTTCTCAGTCCCCCGCCCAGTCGCCTGCAGACAGCCTGCGCCACGCCGCCCTGGCCGCGTTGTGCCTCACCGATCCCGCCAGCAAAGTGGACGCCACCTTGCGCCTTGGCGAGCGCGCGCAACATGCCGATGCCGCCACCTGGGGCGCCGACGAGGTGATTGCTGCGCCAGCCACGGGTATCCCTGGCCGGCCTGATGCGCCGGTTCTTGTGCCGCCCGCCAATGTGCCGCGCCGCCGTGCGATCGATACGCCGCGTGGACGCGCTGCGTTGCTGCATGCGCTGGCGCACATCGAATTCAACGCCATCAACCTCGCGCTCGACGCCGTGTGGCGCTTTGCCGGCATGCCGGTCGCTTTTTACCAGGACTGGATGCGCGTCGCAGCCGAGGAGGCGACACATTTCTCGCTGCTGTCGGCGCATCTGGCCACGCTCGATTGTCGGTATGGCGATCACCCCGCCCACGACGGCCTGTGGCAGATGACCGAAAAGACCGCCGCCGACCCGCTCGCGCGCATGGCGCTGGTGCCGCGTACGCTGGAGGCGCGCGGGCTCGATGCATCGCCGCCCATCCGCGCCAAGCTGGCGCAGGCGGGTGACATGGCGGCCGCCGGCATCCTCGACATCATTCTGCGCGACGAGATCGGCCACGTGGCCGTGGGCAACCGCTGGTATCGCTACCTGTGCGAGCGCGCGGGGCTCGATCCGCTGCCGACGTATCGCAAGCTGGCCGAGCAGTACGGCGCACCCCGCCTGCGCGGGCCGTTCAACCTCGATGCGCGCCGCCAGGCCGGTTTCGACGATGATGAGATCGCCGCGCTGGAAGCCTCGTTCTAA
- a CDS encoding gamma carbonic anhydrase family protein, which produces MALYQLGDVAPTIDENAYVAPEATVIGRVELKARASVWPGAVIRGDNEPITVGEASNVQEGSVLHTDPGCPLNIGDRVTIGHQAMLHGCTIGEGSLIGIQAVVLNRAVIGKNCLVGAGAIVTEGKVFEDGTLILGAPAKAVRKLTEDDIAKMHLNTETYAVRQAMYKQQLKRIDG; this is translated from the coding sequence ATGGCCCTCTACCAACTCGGCGACGTTGCCCCGACCATCGACGAAAACGCCTACGTGGCCCCCGAAGCGACCGTGATCGGCCGCGTGGAGCTCAAGGCACGCGCAAGCGTCTGGCCCGGCGCCGTCATCCGTGGTGATAACGAGCCGATTACCGTGGGCGAGGCCAGCAACGTGCAGGAAGGCTCGGTGCTGCATACCGACCCGGGCTGCCCGCTGAACATCGGCGACCGCGTGACGATCGGCCACCAGGCCATGCTGCACGGCTGCACCATCGGCGAGGGCTCGCTGATCGGCATCCAGGCGGTGGTGCTCAATCGCGCGGTGATCGGCAAGAACTGCCTGGTGGGCGCGGGTGCGATCGTCACCGAAGGCAAGGTCTTCGAAGACGGCACGCTGATCCTGGGCGCGCCCGCCAAGGCCGTGCGCAAACTGACGGAAGACGACATCGCCAAGATGCACCTGAACACTGAAACGTATGCGGTGCGCCAGGCGATGTACAAGCAGCAACTGAAACGGATCGATGGATGA
- a CDS encoding L-threonylcarbamoyladenylate synthase, whose protein sequence is MSQFFQIHPTTPQGRLIRQAAEIIRAGGLVALPTDSCYALACHLDDKSAVERLRRVRGIDEKQHLALMCRDLSELAIFARVDNKQYRVVKAATPGPFVFLLEATKEVPRRLSHPSRKTIGLRVPEHAIPLALMAELGEPLLTSTLQLPGDDAPLNEAETIRERLEKQLELVIDGGPAPAEPTTVIDLTSGKAELVRLGRGDPARVGL, encoded by the coding sequence ATGTCCCAGTTCTTCCAGATTCACCCGACCACGCCGCAAGGGCGCCTGATTCGCCAAGCAGCGGAAATCATCCGCGCCGGCGGCCTGGTCGCACTGCCCACCGATTCCTGTTACGCACTGGCCTGTCATCTGGACGACAAGTCGGCCGTCGAACGCCTGCGCCGCGTGCGCGGCATCGACGAGAAGCAGCACCTCGCGCTGATGTGCCGGGATCTTTCTGAGCTGGCCATATTTGCACGCGTCGACAACAAGCAGTACCGCGTGGTGAAAGCGGCCACGCCGGGTCCGTTCGTGTTTCTGCTCGAAGCGACCAAGGAGGTGCCGCGCAGGCTCTCTCACCCGTCGCGCAAGACCATCGGCCTGCGCGTGCCGGAGCACGCGATCCCCCTGGCGCTGATGGCCGAGCTGGGCGAGCCGCTGCTCACCTCCACGCTGCAACTGCCCGGCGACGACGCGCCGCTGAACGAAGCCGAGACCATCCGCGAGCGGCTGGAAAAGCAGCTGGAACTCGTCATCGACGGCGGCCCGGCCCCGGCCGAACCCACCACCGTTATCGACCTGACCAGCGGTAAGGCGGAACTGGTGCGCCTCGGGCGTGGCGATCCGGCCCGCGTCGGCCTGTAG
- a CDS encoding tryptophan--tRNA ligase: MFPDRVLSGMRPTGALHLGHYHGVLKNWVRLQAEYPCYFFVADWHALTTHYESPEVIEESVWEMLIDWLAAGVDPSQATLFIQSRVPEHAELFLLLSMGTPLGWLERVPTYKDQIEKLKEKDLSTYGFLGYPLLQAADILIYRAGFVPVGEDQVPHVEMTREVARRFNYLYGREPGFEEKALEAAKKLGGKRAKLYLELRTAYQERGEDEALEQARALLAESQSLSMGDRERLFGYLEGARKIILPEPQVLLTEASRMPGLDGQKMSKSYGNTIRMREDKETVEKKVRTMPTDPARVRRTDPGDPDKCPVWQLHQVYSDADTKAWVQKGCRSAGIGCLECKQPVIEGILREQQPMLERAQKYMDDPSLLRAIIADGCDNARKVTQETMREVREAMGLAYS; encoded by the coding sequence ATGTTTCCTGACCGCGTACTTTCCGGCATGCGTCCGACCGGTGCTCTGCACCTGGGGCACTACCACGGCGTTCTGAAAAACTGGGTCCGGCTGCAAGCCGAATACCCGTGCTACTTTTTCGTCGCCGACTGGCATGCGCTGACCACGCACTACGAATCGCCCGAGGTGATCGAGGAGTCCGTGTGGGAAATGCTGATCGACTGGCTGGCTGCAGGCGTTGACCCGTCGCAAGCCACGCTCTTCATCCAGAGCCGCGTGCCGGAGCACGCCGAGCTGTTCCTGCTGCTGTCGATGGGCACGCCGCTGGGCTGGCTCGAACGCGTGCCGACCTACAAGGACCAGATCGAGAAGCTCAAGGAGAAGGACCTCTCCACCTACGGCTTCCTCGGCTACCCGCTGCTGCAGGCCGCCGACATCCTGATCTACCGTGCCGGCTTCGTGCCCGTAGGCGAAGACCAGGTGCCGCACGTTGAGATGACGCGTGAAGTCGCGCGCCGCTTCAACTACCTGTACGGCCGCGAACCCGGTTTCGAAGAGAAGGCGCTGGAAGCCGCCAAGAAGCTGGGCGGCAAGCGCGCCAAGCTGTATTTGGAACTGCGCACCGCCTATCAGGAGCGCGGCGAAGACGAAGCCCTGGAGCAGGCCCGCGCGCTGCTGGCCGAATCGCAGAGCCTTTCGATGGGTGACCGCGAGCGCCTGTTCGGTTACCTGGAAGGCGCCCGCAAGATCATCCTGCCCGAACCGCAGGTGCTGTTGACCGAGGCATCCCGCATGCCGGGCCTCGACGGCCAGAAGATGTCCAAGTCGTACGGCAACACGATCCGCATGCGTGAGGACAAGGAAACCGTCGAGAAAAAGGTTCGCACCATGCCGACCGACCCGGCCCGCGTGCGCCGCACTGACCCGGGCGATCCGGACAAGTGCCCGGTCTGGCAACTGCACCAGGTTTACTCCGACGCAGACACGAAGGCGTGGGTGCAGAAGGGCTGCCGCAGCGCCGGCATCGGTTGCCTGGAGTGCAAGCAGCCCGTGATCGAAGGCATCCTGCGCGAGCAGCAGCCAATGCTCGAACGCGCCCAGAAGTACATGGACGATCCGTCCTTGCTACGCGCCATCATCGCCGACGGTTGCGACAATGCCCGCAAGGTCACGCAAGAGACCATGCGCGAGGTGCGCGAGGCGATGGGCCTGGCTTACAGCTAA
- a CDS encoding DUF4166 domain-containing protein codes for MTTSLYETVLGAQYAQLAPAVQTFHRMAGLVALRGEVETEPPATRVARWLAWCIRTPRTPTRGPIRFTLDATATEETWTRHFPRQTMRSTLSLHQGRIMERLGAVRLFFALEAEHGMLRMRLEGLRFLGIPCPAWLRPAVVAEETGDGDRFHFNVRASVPLLGVVAAYRGYLDLTTTEPA; via the coding sequence ATGACGACCTCGCTCTACGAAACGGTGCTCGGCGCGCAGTACGCGCAACTGGCACCCGCCGTGCAGACATTTCACCGAATGGCCGGGCTGGTGGCGTTGCGCGGTGAGGTCGAAACCGAACCGCCCGCGACCCGCGTGGCACGCTGGCTCGCCTGGTGCATTCGCACACCACGTACGCCGACGCGCGGCCCGATCCGCTTCACACTCGACGCCACCGCCACCGAGGAAACCTGGACGCGCCATTTCCCGCGCCAGACAATGCGCTCGACGCTGTCGCTGCATCAGGGGCGCATCATGGAGCGGCTCGGCGCAGTCCGCCTGTTCTTTGCGCTGGAAGCGGAGCACGGCATGCTGCGGATGCGCCTGGAAGGGTTGCGCTTCCTCGGCATCCCCTGCCCTGCATGGCTGCGGCCCGCCGTCGTGGCCGAAGAAACCGGCGACGGTGATCGCTTCCACTTCAACGTACGCGCCAGCGTGCCGTTGCTCGGCGTGGTTGCTGCGTACCGTGGCTATCTCGATCTGACGACGACGGAGCCCGCATGA
- a CDS encoding class I SAM-dependent methyltransferase, with protein MATAVLDPHMLAAPSAWVAHWAAELPAGASVLDVACGSGRHARWLAARGLRVTGVDRDAAALTGLAGIAETVVADIEGGPWPLPADAVFDAVVVTNYLHRPLWPQLLAAVAPGGRLIYETFAIGNETVGKPSNPAFLLLPGELLSAVQGQLRVIGYEDGFISSPRDAYVQRVCAVRERSDDVVPRYVL; from the coding sequence ATGGCCACTGCCGTGCTCGATCCGCATATGCTCGCCGCGCCATCCGCTTGGGTGGCGCACTGGGCGGCCGAATTGCCGGCCGGCGCATCCGTGCTGGATGTGGCCTGTGGCAGCGGTCGGCATGCACGCTGGCTCGCGGCACGTGGCCTGCGTGTGACCGGCGTTGATCGGGATGCCGCAGCACTTACTGGGCTCGCTGGCATCGCGGAAACCGTCGTCGCAGACATCGAGGGTGGCCCTTGGCCGTTGCCCGCAGATGCCGTATTCGACGCGGTGGTTGTCACCAATTACCTGCATCGGCCGCTGTGGCCGCAGCTGTTGGCGGCGGTTGCGCCGGGTGGGCGCCTGATCTACGAAACTTTTGCCATCGGAAACGAAACTGTCGGGAAACCGTCCAACCCGGCATTCTTGCTGTTGCCAGGTGAGCTGCTCAGCGCAGTGCAAGGGCAATTGCGTGTAATCGGCTACGAAGACGGCTTCATCTCGTCGCCTCGAGACGCTTACGTGCAGCGGGTTTGCGCGGTGCGCGAGCGCTCGGATGACGTGGTGCCCCGGTACGTACTTTGA
- a CDS encoding 3',5'-nucleoside bisphosphate phosphatase has product MPNISTASARNADLHCHSTVSDGLLAPQDVAARAAAHGVTLWALTDHDEVAGQAAAREAATSLGMAYLSGVEISVTWAGRTLHIVGLGIDPDNAELVQGLARTRSGRCARAEDMSEALAKLGIEGAYEGALGYAGNPDMISRTHFARFLVEHGHCRDIQEVFSRYLGEGKPGYVPHRWSRLTEAIGWIKGAGGVAVMAHPGRYTLSLVEHSALFDEFKDLGGEGVEVITGSHTPDQYALYADVARRYGLLASRGSDFHGPGEGRIELGELPPLPDNLTPVWSRWMS; this is encoded by the coding sequence ATGCCAAACATTTCCACCGCCTCCGCCCGCAACGCTGATCTGCACTGTCATTCCACCGTGTCGGATGGCCTGCTGGCGCCACAAGACGTGGCTGCGCGCGCCGCTGCGCATGGCGTGACGCTGTGGGCGCTGACCGACCACGATGAAGTGGCGGGGCAGGCAGCCGCACGCGAGGCGGCCACGTCGCTTGGCATGGCGTATCTGTCGGGTGTGGAGATTTCCGTCACCTGGGCAGGGCGCACACTGCACATCGTTGGTTTGGGCATCGACCCGGACAACGCTGAACTGGTGCAGGGGCTGGCGCGCACGCGTTCGGGCCGCTGCGCCCGTGCGGAAGACATGAGCGAAGCGCTCGCCAAGCTGGGCATCGAAGGCGCCTATGAGGGCGCGCTGGGCTACGCCGGCAACCCGGACATGATCTCGCGCACCCACTTCGCCCGCTTCCTGGTCGAGCACGGCCATTGCCGCGACATTCAGGAGGTGTTCAGTCGCTACCTGGGCGAAGGCAAACCGGGCTACGTGCCGCACCGCTGGTCACGCCTGACTGAGGCGATCGGGTGGATCAAGGGCGCCGGCGGCGTCGCGGTGATGGCGCATCCGGGCCGCTACACGCTCTCGCTGGTTGAGCACAGCGCGCTGTTCGACGAATTCAAGGACCTGGGCGGCGAGGGCGTCGAAGTCATCACCGGCAGCCACACGCCCGATCAATACGCGCTCTACGCCGACGTGGCGCGCCGCTACGGCCTGCTGGCCTCGCGCGGCTCGGATTTCCATGGCCCCGGCGAAGGCCGCATCGAACTGGGCGAGTTGCCGCCATTACCCGACAACCTGACGCCGGTGTGGAGCCGGTGGATGTCTTAA
- a CDS encoding saccharopine dehydrogenase NADP-binding domain-containing protein — MTAPLRAAHVVVIGGYGFFGRRLVERLSVHASLTVTIAGRSLAQAQALADALQPKARAALRAAAVDIHASDFDQHLLALSPDLLIHTGGPFQGQDYHVARSCIAAGVHYIDLADGRTFVQDITTLNGAATQAGVLVVSGASSVPALSGAAVDHLTRDMASVRSIDIGISPGNRTERGLSTIQAILTYCGKPLPSTGEPVFGWSSTWRHIYPAPVGERLMSPCDVPDLALFPQRYAGTPQVRFGAGLELRFLHRGMNVMAALVRAGIVKDWSRHTRLLKAASDWFLHWGSDVGGMHLRVEGLDAEGTLRSRLWHLLAIRGDGPYVPTLAAAALVRRFLEGALPQRGAMPCVGLLTLDDFARETDGLAITMQEAQA, encoded by the coding sequence ATGACCGCGCCCCTGCGAGCAGCGCACGTCGTTGTCATTGGCGGCTACGGCTTTTTCGGGCGGCGGCTGGTCGAGCGCCTGTCCGTCCACGCGTCGCTGACGGTGACGATTGCGGGGCGGTCATTGGCGCAGGCACAGGCCCTGGCCGATGCGTTGCAGCCAAAGGCGCGCGCCGCACTGCGCGCTGCGGCCGTTGACATCCATGCGTCCGACTTCGATCAACATCTACTGGCCCTGTCGCCCGACCTGTTGATCCACACGGGTGGGCCGTTTCAAGGACAGGACTACCACGTGGCGCGCTCGTGCATCGCTGCCGGCGTGCACTACATCGACCTGGCCGACGGCCGTACCTTCGTACAGGACATCACGACGCTGAACGGCGCCGCCACACAGGCTGGCGTACTCGTTGTCAGCGGCGCCAGCTCGGTACCGGCGCTGTCCGGCGCGGCGGTTGATCACTTGACGCGCGACATGGCGTCGGTGCGCTCCATCGACATCGGCATCAGCCCGGGCAATCGCACCGAGCGTGGACTGTCGACCATCCAGGCAATCCTGACGTATTGCGGCAAGCCGCTGCCGTCTACGGGCGAGCCGGTCTTCGGCTGGAGCAGCACGTGGCGCCATATCTATCCTGCGCCGGTGGGCGAGCGGCTGATGTCGCCGTGCGATGTGCCGGACCTGGCGCTGTTTCCGCAGCGGTATGCGGGCACACCGCAGGTTCGCTTTGGTGCCGGGCTGGAGCTGCGTTTCCTCCATCGCGGCATGAACGTGATGGCCGCACTCGTGCGGGCCGGCATCGTCAAAGATTGGTCGCGACACACACGCTTGCTGAAAGCCGCGTCCGACTGGTTCCTGCACTGGGGCTCAGACGTGGGCGGCATGCATCTGCGTGTCGAAGGTCTGGATGCCGAAGGCACCTTGCGCTCGCGCCTGTGGCACTTGCTCGCCATTCGCGGCGATGGCCCTTACGTGCCAACGCTCGCCGCCGCGGCGCTGGTCCGCCGGTTCCTAGAAGGCGCGCTGCCACAGCGCGGAGCGATGCCGTGCGTCGGGCTGCTGACGCTCGACGACTTTGCTCGCGAAACCGACGGCCTGGCGATCACGATGCAAGAGGCGCAGGCATGA
- a CDS encoding alpha/beta hydrolase: protein MTSTTPPATRQASRSTYLDVRGLRYHVREWGEPGAPILFLFHGWMDVSASFQFLVDALRERWHIVAPDWRGYGESARPTDGPGVECYWFADYLADLEAIVDHYQPEGQVTLVGHSLGANVVCLYAGIRPERVRRVVDLEGFGMTASKASQAPRRYARWLDELKDKPRLNTYATVEDVAARLQKTNPRLPADKAAFLAQHWSHQGADGRWEILGDPAHKIINPQLYRLDEVMEVWRRVTAPVLHVEAVDSPTLKAIAGEMPLPEFKKRFAAFPDFREVLIADAGHMLHHDQPEQVAMLIEEFCRHA from the coding sequence ATGACCTCGACCACGCCGCCGGCCACACGCCAAGCCTCCCGCTCGACTTACCTGGATGTACGCGGCCTGCGCTATCACGTGCGCGAATGGGGTGAGCCGGGCGCGCCCATCCTGTTCCTGTTCCACGGCTGGATGGATGTCTCAGCGTCGTTCCAGTTTCTGGTGGATGCGCTGCGCGAGCGCTGGCACATCGTGGCGCCGGATTGGCGTGGCTACGGCGAGTCCGCCCGGCCCACGGATGGTCCCGGCGTCGAGTGCTACTGGTTTGCCGACTACCTGGCCGATCTGGAAGCCATCGTCGATCACTACCAGCCGGAGGGGCAGGTGACGCTGGTCGGCCACAGCCTGGGCGCCAACGTAGTGTGCCTGTACGCGGGCATCCGGCCCGAGCGCGTGCGCCGCGTGGTCGATCTGGAGGGCTTCGGCATGACGGCCTCCAAGGCTTCGCAGGCACCGCGCCGCTATGCGCGCTGGCTGGATGAACTCAAGGACAAGCCGCGCCTGAACACCTACGCCACCGTCGAGGACGTTGCCGCGCGCCTGCAGAAGACCAACCCGCGCCTGCCGGCCGACAAGGCCGCATTTCTCGCGCAGCACTGGTCGCATCAAGGCGCCGACGGCCGCTGGGAAATCCTGGGCGATCCTGCACACAAGATCATCAACCCGCAGCTCTATCGCCTGGACGAGGTGATGGAAGTCTGGCGCCGCGTGACCGCGCCTGTGCTGCACGTGGAGGCCGTCGACTCACCCACGCTCAAGGCAATTGCGGGCGAGATGCCGTTGCCTGAGTTCAAGAAGCGCTTTGCGGCGTTTCCCGATTTCCGCGAGGTCTTGATTGCCGATGCGGGTCACATGCTGCATCACGATCAGCCGGAACAGGTGGCCATGTTGATCGAGGAGTTCTGCCGGCACGCCTGA
- a CDS encoding site-2 protease family protein — MDPTLIQNIAVYAIPVLFAITLHEAAHGYVAKHFGDDTAYVMGRISINPLRHIDPIGTIAMPLLLYFATKGAFVFGYAKPVPVRFGRLRDPRWHGMWVALAGPACNFVQAIVWGVLAVLFAVGGVNEPFLIGMARAGILVNMVMAAFNMFPLPPLDGGRVLAALLPPRMALGLSRIEPFGFFIVMALIISNVITNVWMRPIMALLFQLLQWILSPLQMLFS; from the coding sequence ATGGACCCCACACTGATCCAGAACATCGCGGTTTACGCGATCCCCGTCCTGTTTGCCATCACGCTGCATGAGGCGGCGCACGGCTATGTCGCCAAGCATTTTGGCGACGACACGGCCTATGTCATGGGCCGCATCAGTATCAATCCGCTGCGGCACATTGATCCGATCGGCACAATTGCGATGCCGCTGCTGCTGTATTTCGCCACCAAGGGTGCGTTCGTGTTCGGCTATGCCAAGCCGGTGCCGGTGCGCTTCGGCCGCCTGCGCGATCCGCGCTGGCATGGTATGTGGGTGGCGCTGGCCGGACCGGCCTGCAACTTTGTCCAGGCGATCGTCTGGGGTGTACTGGCAGTGCTGTTTGCCGTGGGCGGCGTGAACGAGCCATTCCTGATCGGCATGGCGCGCGCGGGCATTCTGGTCAATATGGTGATGGCGGCGTTCAACATGTTTCCGCTGCCGCCGCTCGACGGCGGGCGCGTGCTGGCGGCGCTGCTGCCGCCTCGGATGGCGCTGGGCCTGTCACGCATTGAGCCGTTCGGTTTCTTTATCGTGATGGCACTGATCATTTCCAACGTCATCACCAATGTCTGGATGCGCCCGATCATGGCGCTGCTGTTTCAACTGCTGCAGTGGATTCTGAGTCCGCTGCAGATGTTGTTTTCCTGA
- a CDS encoding thiol-disulfide oxidoreductase DCC family protein — translation MIVVYDAHCLLCSGFTQFLLKHDRQGVLRFASMQGTTGRQLLAQAGVDPDDVDTVLFVRNGHAWCESAAVLRILHVLGWPWRLAWVGWLVPVPLRDALYRCVARNRYQWFGRSDACILPPPGTAQRFLD, via the coding sequence ATGATCGTCGTCTATGACGCGCACTGCCTGCTGTGCAGCGGCTTCACGCAATTCCTGCTGAAACACGATCGACAGGGCGTGCTGCGCTTTGCATCGATGCAAGGCACAACCGGGCGGCAACTGCTCGCGCAGGCAGGCGTCGATCCGGACGATGTTGATACGGTGCTCTTCGTACGCAACGGCCATGCGTGGTGCGAAAGTGCCGCCGTGCTGCGGATCCTGCATGTGCTCGGCTGGCCGTGGCGGCTGGCGTGGGTCGGCTGGTTGGTCCCGGTGCCGCTGCGCGACGCACTCTACCGCTGCGTCGCGCGCAACCGTTACCAGTGGTTCGGACGTTCGGATGCTTGCATCCTGCCGCCACCCGGCACAGCACAGCGCTTTCTCGACTGA
- the dapA gene encoding 4-hydroxy-tetrahydrodipicolinate synthase, with the protein MTQISGSLVAIVTPMHEDGSLDYPSLRKLIDWHIAEGTDGIVIVGTSGESPTVSVEEHRELIRVAVEQANKRVPIIAGTGGNSTVEAIELTAYAKQVGADASLQVVPYYNKPTQEGMYLHFRKVAESVDLPVILYNVPGRTVADMTVETMLRLAEVPGIIGVKEATGNIDRAAQLIKGAPASFKIYSGDDPTAIALMLLGGHGNISVTANVAPRAMHELCAAAMRGDVETARRIHMQLLSVHKNLFVESNPIPVKWALQAMGMMEGGIRLPLTPLAPQYHEVVRASLKDAGLLS; encoded by the coding sequence ATGACCCAGATTTCCGGCAGTCTCGTCGCCATCGTCACGCCCATGCACGAGGACGGCAGCCTTGATTACCCGTCCCTGCGCAAGCTCATCGATTGGCACATCGCCGAAGGGACCGACGGCATCGTCATCGTCGGCACCAGCGGTGAATCCCCGACGGTGTCGGTGGAAGAGCACCGTGAGCTGATCCGCGTGGCGGTCGAGCAGGCCAACAAGCGCGTCCCAATCATCGCTGGCACCGGCGGCAATTCCACCGTGGAGGCCATTGAACTGACGGCCTACGCCAAGCAGGTGGGCGCCGATGCTTCGCTGCAGGTCGTGCCGTACTACAACAAGCCGACGCAGGAAGGCATGTATCTGCACTTCCGCAAGGTCGCCGAATCGGTCGACCTGCCGGTCATCCTGTACAACGTGCCGGGCCGTACCGTGGCCGATATGACGGTCGAGACCATGCTGCGTCTGGCCGAAGTGCCGGGCATCATCGGCGTGAAGGAAGCGACCGGCAACATCGACCGTGCTGCGCAACTCATCAAGGGCGCACCGGCTTCGTTCAAGATCTACAGCGGGGATGATCCGACTGCCATCGCGCTGATGCTGCTGGGCGGTCATGGCAACATCTCCGTTACCGCCAACGTGGCGCCGCGCGCCATGCACGAGTTGTGCGCTGCCGCCATGCGCGGCGATGTGGAGACGGCCCGCCGCATCCACATGCAGCTGCTGTCGGTGCATAAGAACTTGTTCGTTGAATCGAATCCGATTCCCGTCAAGTGGGCCCTGCAAGCCATGGGCATGATGGAAGGCGGTATCCGCCTGCCGTTGACGCCGCTGGCACCCCAGTATCACGAAGTGGTGCGTGCATCCCTGAAGGATGCCGGGCTGCTCTCCTAA
- a CDS encoding NAD(P)/FAD-dependent oxidoreductase: protein MTSPAILPATSAQPIEQRVDVLVVGAGPVGLFAAFQAGVLGLSCVLVDALDRPGGQCTELYPEKPIYDIPALVSCTAQELVDRLLAQCAPFGYPILCGRRAETVETIEGEHGQRFRVTTSAGDVFDCAAVLITAGNGAFAPQRVSLPEAAALEGRHVHYAVRDTARFAGKRVVIAGGGDSALDWALALRKTAARVTLVHRREGFRAADASVAEMRAAVAAGEMDFVLGMLSRLDSTADGTLTGVAVRGREGEVTLPCDEVIALYGLVSEPGPIANWGVEMRAGRIAVEPTAYETSRPGIFAAGDIALYPNKQKLILSGFHEVAMALRRAYRYANPDKALVHTHSSNDAGLQTKLHVTAG from the coding sequence ATGACCAGCCCAGCCATCCTCCCCGCCACTTCCGCTCAGCCGATCGAACAGCGCGTCGACGTGCTCGTGGTGGGCGCCGGGCCGGTTGGCCTGTTCGCGGCGTTCCAGGCAGGTGTGCTGGGGCTGTCGTGCGTGCTGGTGGATGCGCTGGACCGCCCAGGCGGCCAGTGCACCGAGCTGTATCCGGAAAAACCGATCTACGACATCCCTGCGCTGGTGTCGTGCACCGCGCAGGAACTCGTCGACCGTCTGCTGGCCCAGTGCGCGCCGTTCGGCTATCCCATCCTGTGTGGCCGGCGCGCTGAAACCGTGGAGACCATCGAAGGCGAGCACGGCCAGCGATTCCGCGTCACCACCAGTGCCGGCGACGTGTTCGACTGTGCAGCCGTGCTCATCACGGCTGGCAATGGCGCCTTTGCCCCACAACGCGTGTCCCTGCCCGAAGCCGCCGCACTCGAAGGCCGCCACGTGCACTACGCCGTGCGCGACACCGCGCGCTTCGCCGGCAAGCGGGTCGTGATTGCCGGCGGCGGGGATTCCGCGCTCGACTGGGCGCTGGCACTGCGCAAGACCGCTGCGCGCGTCACGCTCGTGCACCGGCGTGAGGGCTTCCGCGCCGCTGATGCCTCCGTTGCCGAGATGCGCGCCGCCGTTGCCGCTGGCGAAATGGACTTCGTGCTCGGCATGCTCTCGCGGCTGGACAGCACGGCAGATGGCACGCTCACCGGCGTCGCGGTCCGCGGGCGAGAGGGCGAAGTCACCCTGCCCTGCGATGAAGTGATCGCGCTGTATGGACTGGTTTCCGAACCTGGTCCGATCGCCAACTGGGGCGTGGAAATGCGCGCCGGCCGCATTGCAGTGGAACCCACCGCGTATGAAACCTCACGCCCCGGCATCTTTGCCGCGGGCGATATCGCGCTGTATCCGAACAAGCAGAAGCTGATCCTCTCGGGCTTCCACGAGGTGGCGATGGCGCTGCGCCGCGCGTACCGCTATGCGAATCCCGACAAGGCGCTGGTGCACACGCATTCGAGCAATGACGCAGGGCTGCAGACCAAGCTGCATGTGACGGCGGGTTGA